A genomic segment from Candidatus Leptovillus gracilis encodes:
- a CDS encoding ferric reductase-like transmembrane domain-containing protein, translating into MTTIEPSTTNGRMATLRAFVGSLLLGLLGGLLLLGGGWLLLTITPIGSQIALFVGLTTKTPWYLSRSAGTVAYLLLTGSTVWGLLLSSKIIKETVPAVLSLAMHNLLSWLAVAFTALHALALLFDSYYPYSRADVTIPFIGPYRPGWVGIGILSLYFMIFTSLSFNFRKQLGQKRWRQLHYLTFVIYVAATVHGVMAGTDSSKPGMQLVYWGSGLLVLFLTNYRLLAGKTAR; encoded by the coding sequence ATGACGACGATAGAACCTTCAACGACGAACGGCCGTATGGCCACCCTGCGCGCTTTTGTCGGCAGTCTACTGCTGGGCCTGTTAGGCGGCCTGCTGTTGCTGGGCGGGGGTTGGTTACTCCTGACCATCACCCCCATCGGTTCGCAAATCGCCCTTTTTGTGGGCTTGACGACCAAGACGCCCTGGTACCTGTCACGTTCGGCGGGTACGGTAGCCTATTTGCTCCTGACCGGGTCTACCGTGTGGGGGCTGTTGCTCAGCAGTAAAATCATTAAGGAGACGGTCCCGGCCGTGCTGTCCCTGGCGATGCACAACCTCCTCTCCTGGCTGGCGGTCGCCTTTACTGCTCTGCACGCTCTGGCGCTGCTGTTCGACAGCTATTACCCTTACTCGCGGGCCGATGTGACCATTCCTTTTATTGGTCCCTACCGACCCGGTTGGGTCGGGATAGGCATTCTCAGTCTATACTTCATGATCTTTACCTCCCTCAGCTTTAACTTTCGTAAGCAGTTGGGGCAGAAGCGCTGGCGGCAGTTGCACTACCTGACCTTTGTCATCTATGTGGCGGCGACGGTGCATGGGGTGATGGCTGGTACGGATAGCAGCAAGCCGGGGATGCAGTTGGTGTATTGGGGCAGTGGGCTGCTGGTCTTGTTCCTGACCAATTACCGGCTCCTGGCAGGCAAGACGGCACG